From one Henriciella marina DSM 19595 genomic stretch:
- a CDS encoding restriction endonuclease subunit S: MRYEKLKRLTDQLRPITYGIVQAGPHYEGGIPYIRPADMADETGVVDEANLKLTSPEIAASYRRSSVTKGDIVISIGPSFGKVMLVPESLEGANLTQGTARVACSAKAFPRYIFWCLRSEFCRSQWEASVGGATFRALNLGPLAETNIPSHSLEQQKVIASFLDKEISKIDLLIERVGGRAAAKVARQGSFMALLMEKRDSLINAAILGELDLSASTSSEEIAQPISRSRGSA, encoded by the coding sequence ATGAGATACGAAAAGCTTAAGCGATTGACCGATCAGTTGCGCCCTATAACCTACGGGATTGTCCAAGCGGGCCCTCATTATGAAGGCGGCATCCCCTACATTCGACCCGCAGACATGGCCGATGAGACAGGGGTTGTTGACGAAGCTAATCTGAAGCTCACATCTCCTGAGATTGCTGCTTCGTATCGAAGAAGTTCAGTCACAAAAGGAGATATTGTGATCTCCATTGGCCCATCATTCGGTAAAGTGATGCTAGTGCCAGAAAGTCTCGAAGGCGCAAATTTGACGCAGGGAACAGCTAGGGTGGCCTGTTCTGCTAAAGCCTTCCCGCGCTATATTTTTTGGTGTTTGAGAAGTGAGTTCTGTCGATCGCAGTGGGAAGCATCAGTGGGCGGCGCGACCTTTAGGGCGCTCAATCTTGGTCCGCTAGCAGAGACTAACATTCCGTCGCATAGCCTTGAGCAACAGAAAGTCATTGCATCATTTCTCGACAAGGAAATCTCGAAGATCGATCTCTTAATCGAGAGAGTTGGGGGAAGGGCTGCTGCGAAAGTTGCACGTCAAGGCTCTTTCATGGCGTTGCTAATGGAAAAACGAGATTCTCTTATTAATGCGGCAATTCTCGGCGAACTCGATCTCTCAGCTTCGACCTCGTCGGAGGAGATAGCGCAGCCTATCTCACGAAGTCGGGGGTCCGCTTGA
- a CDS encoding type I restriction-modification system subunit M, translating to MSSTSETIQSLSGFVWSIAEILRGDFKQSEYGKVVLPFVVLRRLDCLLEDSKEAVLEASKGIPDGADDATRDMILFGAVGGNVRVYNKSRFTFETLKGQDPGQLHQNLVDYITKFSPNVRDIFLDKFRFTEQLKRLKDSGILWNVFERFCEIDLHPKSVTNLEMGYLFEELIRRFSEISNETAGEHFTPREVIRLIVDLLIANDDTKLTGRGIIRQVYDPACGTGGMLSLTEEALKDFNPSIRVELFGQELNDESFGICKSDMLVTGHDPEQIAFGNTLTQDAHSGRKFHYMLSNPPYGVDWKKYKEPIQSESENMGFEGRFGAGTPRVSDGQLLFLQHMLSKMRDDEDGSRVGIVMNGSPLFTGGAQSGESEIRRWMLENDLVEAIVALPTDLFYNTGIQTYVWLLTNRKPSNRLGKVQLIDASGEQFWSGLRKSLGSKRREIPEAARTQVVRLYAEFLNGESGEGDVSKIFDTEDFGYREIRVERPLRLNFCVSEDRIDGLSEYAQFARLGTEEQAIILNAIQSIGTQLFTERDAFKKALKKALRAGGADVGQAVLKAILNALSKRDPEAEICSDSRGNPEPDPDLRDYERVPLKQHWQEYLEQEVTPFVPDAWVDETYVDSRDKRVGRLGYEINFNKYFYQRMPPRSLGEIDRDLDKMESWIASVLNEVAA from the coding sequence GTGAGTTCTACATCGGAGACAATCCAAAGCCTAAGTGGCTTTGTTTGGTCGATTGCTGAAATACTGAGGGGTGACTTCAAGCAATCGGAATATGGCAAGGTTGTTCTGCCATTCGTGGTTCTACGGCGCTTGGATTGCCTACTAGAGGACAGCAAAGAGGCTGTTCTTGAAGCCTCCAAGGGTATTCCAGACGGTGCCGATGACGCCACGCGGGACATGATCCTGTTTGGTGCAGTCGGAGGCAATGTGCGGGTTTATAACAAATCCCGTTTCACATTCGAAACCCTCAAAGGCCAAGACCCAGGGCAACTTCATCAGAACCTGGTAGACTACATCACCAAGTTCTCGCCCAATGTCCGCGACATCTTCCTCGACAAATTTCGGTTCACTGAGCAACTGAAACGCCTCAAAGATAGCGGCATATTGTGGAACGTGTTTGAACGGTTCTGCGAGATAGACCTGCATCCAAAGTCGGTCACCAATTTGGAGATGGGCTATCTTTTTGAGGAGCTCATTCGACGCTTCTCAGAGATTTCTAACGAGACAGCAGGGGAACACTTCACCCCGCGAGAGGTCATCCGTCTGATTGTCGATTTGCTCATCGCAAACGACGATACCAAGCTGACGGGTCGAGGTATCATCCGTCAGGTTTATGATCCAGCTTGTGGCACTGGCGGGATGCTCTCGCTCACCGAAGAGGCGCTGAAGGATTTCAACCCGAGCATTCGCGTCGAGCTCTTTGGCCAGGAGTTGAACGATGAATCTTTCGGTATTTGCAAGTCCGATATGTTGGTGACGGGCCATGATCCTGAACAAATTGCATTTGGAAACACACTGACACAGGACGCACATAGCGGACGAAAATTTCATTACATGCTCTCCAATCCTCCCTACGGTGTGGACTGGAAAAAATACAAAGAGCCAATACAGTCTGAGTCTGAGAATATGGGTTTCGAAGGTCGCTTCGGCGCGGGAACACCTCGTGTTTCTGATGGTCAATTACTCTTTCTTCAGCACATGCTTTCGAAGATGCGCGACGATGAAGATGGCTCCCGTGTTGGCATTGTCATGAATGGCTCACCACTATTCACCGGAGGAGCACAGTCTGGTGAAAGCGAAATTCGCCGATGGATGCTTGAAAATGATTTGGTGGAAGCCATCGTCGCACTTCCGACCGACCTTTTCTACAATACTGGCATCCAGACTTATGTTTGGCTTCTAACCAATCGCAAACCGTCGAACCGTTTAGGTAAGGTGCAATTGATCGACGCTTCGGGAGAGCAATTCTGGAGTGGTTTACGCAAATCTTTGGGCAGCAAACGCCGTGAAATTCCTGAAGCCGCGCGCACTCAAGTGGTCCGTCTCTACGCGGAGTTCCTGAATGGGGAAAGTGGAGAGGGTGACGTATCGAAGATATTCGATACCGAGGACTTCGGTTACCGCGAGATCCGAGTTGAACGACCACTCCGACTGAACTTTTGCGTCTCGGAGGATCGTATCGATGGTCTCTCGGAATATGCTCAATTTGCAAGACTTGGGACTGAAGAACAGGCAATAATCCTCAACGCTATCCAAAGTATTGGCACTCAGCTTTTCACAGAGCGTGATGCCTTCAAGAAGGCCTTAAAAAAGGCGCTTCGCGCTGGAGGTGCAGACGTTGGGCAAGCCGTGTTGAAGGCGATCTTAAACGCCTTGTCAAAGCGTGATCCCGAAGCGGAAATTTGTTCAGATAGCAGAGGCAATCCCGAACCAGACCCCGATTTGCGTGACTATGAACGAGTTCCTCTGAAACAGCATTGGCAAGAATATCTTGAGCAGGAAGTGACGCCGTTTGTTCCCGATGCTTGGGTTGATGAAACTTACGTCGACTCGCGTGACAAGAGGGTCGGCAGGCTCGGTTATGAAATCAATTTCAACAAGTACTTTTACCAGCGAATGCCTCCACGGTCGCTTGGAGAAATTGATCGTGACCTAGACAAAATGGAAAGCTGGATAGCTTCGGTTCTCAATGAGGTCGCGGCATGA
- a CDS encoding TraB/GumN family protein, with translation MKLNTRILMGGGAALALALSACGGPSDDDIAADPGVDTAIDVEGADTETDTAETAARRTREDIIAEYDEALEAARATSGDGAPAMWTLSDEDTTIHLFGTVHLMRPDLEWRTDAFNEKFNAADIVVLELDMESEEGQQAVARDFMSRGFYGDGRTLSSELSESDLEALETALAPLSLPVAALNPMEPWMAAINLSVLQLQKDGFDPNTGVEQILIADAKEDGKSFAFLETASDQGAIFDNLPEETQEAYLYETSLMLNDTSRMLDQVVDEWRDGDVEGLGTLVANPDTEGGDGIYDALFVERNQNWVPQIESYLDDVEGTVFVAVGAGHLAGPDSVITMLRDKGYEVEGP, from the coding sequence ATGAAACTGAACACACGCATCCTGATGGGCGGCGGAGCAGCGCTCGCCCTCGCGCTTTCTGCCTGTGGCGGGCCAAGCGACGATGACATAGCCGCAGACCCCGGCGTTGACACCGCAATTGATGTCGAGGGCGCAGATACCGAGACGGACACCGCGGAGACTGCAGCCCGGCGCACCCGCGAGGATATCATCGCCGAGTATGACGAGGCGCTCGAAGCGGCCCGCGCAACCAGCGGCGATGGAGCGCCGGCAATGTGGACCCTGTCCGACGAGGATACGACCATCCACCTGTTCGGCACGGTCCACCTGATGCGCCCTGATCTTGAATGGCGCACGGACGCCTTCAATGAAAAATTCAATGCCGCCGATATCGTCGTGCTCGAGCTCGATATGGAAAGCGAAGAAGGCCAGCAGGCGGTAGCGCGTGATTTCATGTCGCGCGGCTTCTATGGCGATGGCCGCACGCTTAGCTCGGAACTTAGCGAAAGCGATCTGGAAGCGCTCGAAACAGCGCTTGCCCCGCTCAGCCTGCCGGTTGCCGCGCTGAACCCGATGGAGCCCTGGATGGCGGCGATAAATCTCTCCGTCCTGCAGCTTCAGAAAGATGGCTTCGACCCGAATACAGGGGTCGAGCAGATCCTGATCGCCGATGCCAAGGAAGACGGCAAGTCTTTCGCCTTCCTGGAAACAGCAAGCGACCAGGGCGCGATCTTCGACAATCTACCTGAAGAAACGCAGGAGGCTTATCTCTATGAGACCTCGCTCATGCTGAACGATACCAGCCGGATGCTGGATCAGGTGGTCGATGAGTGGCGCGACGGCGATGTCGAAGGCCTCGGCACGCTGGTCGCCAATCCGGACACCGAAGGCGGCGACGGCATCTATGACGCGCTGTTTGTCGAGCGGAACCAGAACTGGGTGCCGCAGATCGAATCCTATCTCGATGATGTCGAAGGCACGGTTTTCGTTGCGGTTGGTGCTGGCCATCTTGCCGGGCCCGACAGCGTCATCACCATGCTGCGTGACAAAGGCTATGAGGTCGAAGGCCCATAG
- a CDS encoding YcgN family cysteine cluster protein: MSKPFWETKSLEEMTPQEWESLCDGCAKCCLIKLEDEDSGDIAYTRLHCKLLDADLCRCSDYENRKAKVPDCVILTPKSVSELKWMPKSCAYRRVHEGRGLADWHHLVSGNRQRIHEEGRSVMGQTVSEETVFEEDQIDWIIDWNGNPPD, from the coding sequence ATGAGCAAGCCGTTCTGGGAAACCAAAAGCCTTGAAGAGATGACCCCGCAGGAGTGGGAGTCGCTTTGCGATGGCTGCGCGAAATGCTGCCTCATCAAGCTTGAAGACGAAGACAGCGGCGACATTGCCTACACCCGTCTTCACTGCAAACTGCTCGACGCAGACCTTTGCCGGTGCTCGGATTATGAGAACCGCAAGGCCAAGGTGCCGGATTGCGTAATCCTGACACCCAAATCTGTTTCAGAGCTGAAATGGATGCCCAAAAGCTGCGCCTACCGGCGTGTCCATGAGGGCAGGGGGCTTGCCGACTGGCACCATCTGGTTAGCGGCAACCGCCAGCGCATCCACGAGGAAGGCCGCTCGGTGATGGGTCAGACGGTGAGCGAGGAAACGGTCTTCGAGGAAGATCAGATCGACTGGATCATCGACTGGAATGGAAACCCGCCGGACTGA
- a CDS encoding GNAT family N-acetyltransferase: protein MTDLTLEDDGSRLTTDVDGHELVIRYGWKGDGVMRVDFVGVPSALGGRGLGTKLVGMLVEKAREENFKLIPVCGFARTQIDRHPDWKDVLA, encoded by the coding sequence ATGACTGACCTCACACTGGAAGATGATGGCTCACGCCTGACAACGGACGTCGATGGCCACGAACTCGTCATTCGCTATGGCTGGAAGGGTGACGGCGTCATGCGTGTCGACTTTGTCGGCGTGCCGTCTGCGCTTGGCGGACGCGGCCTCGGCACCAAGCTTGTCGGCATGCTGGTCGAGAAGGCGCGCGAGGAGAACTTCAAGCTCATACCCGTCTGCGGCTTTGCCCGAACGCAGATCGACAGGCATCCGGACTGGAAGGATGTGCTCGCCTGA
- a CDS encoding GNAT family N-acetyltransferase, whose product MADLNIRHSEGDSGGRFYVMVEGHEAEMTYSKAGTSVIIIDHTDVPEALGGQGVGLQLVEAGIALARDRGLKIMPLCPFAKAQFDKHPEWKDVLR is encoded by the coding sequence ATGGCTGATCTCAATATCAGGCACTCCGAAGGTGATAGCGGCGGACGATTTTATGTGATGGTCGAAGGCCATGAGGCCGAAATGACCTATTCGAAGGCCGGGACCTCGGTCATAATCATCGACCATACAGATGTTCCCGAAGCCTTGGGCGGACAGGGCGTAGGGCTCCAACTGGTCGAAGCTGGCATCGCCTTGGCGCGCGATCGAGGCCTCAAGATCATGCCCCTCTGTCCGTTCGCAAAAGCGCAATTCGACAAACACCCCGAATGGAAGGATGTGCTTCGATGA
- a CDS encoding FAD-binding domain-containing protein, which yields MIPHHVGPTRAQALERLNEFVPRMGAHYAGRRNVDPGIEGRANVSQLSPFIRHRLLSEEEAVSAALIVHGAEQAFKFIQEICWRTYFKGWLEHRPLVWRDYVDARTSQAALLEKDASLRADYETATAGRTGIDGFDHWARELAETGYLHNHARMSFASIWLFTLKLPWALGADFFLRHLLDGDPASNTLSWRWVAGLHTAGKPYLAKREAIETCSDGRFSPRNLADRPRDIDGTGNPPPETITAADPLPQKPFALLLTEDDLSIETWLDEHLDVEAVAGMESASSRCADDVSQAAREFTAGALADGLSRAALHFGVPETNLSKQTDPETALFDWVGRLQVKDIVVPFIPTGWARDRMAPLLRKLRSEGFIIHEIRRDWDDAFWPHTRKGYFKLRKQIPSVLGTLGLAEGLKTDG from the coding sequence ATGATACCACATCATGTTGGACCGACCCGGGCGCAAGCGCTTGAAAGGCTGAACGAATTTGTGCCCCGGATGGGCGCACACTATGCCGGGCGGCGCAATGTCGACCCCGGGATCGAGGGCCGTGCCAATGTCTCACAACTCTCTCCCTTTATCCGCCATCGGCTTCTCTCTGAAGAAGAAGCGGTCTCCGCTGCGCTAATCGTTCATGGCGCCGAGCAGGCCTTCAAGTTCATCCAGGAAATCTGCTGGCGCACCTATTTCAAGGGCTGGCTTGAGCACCGCCCGCTGGTCTGGCGCGATTATGTCGACGCCCGCACCAGCCAGGCCGCATTGCTTGAGAAAGACGCAAGCCTTCGCGCGGACTACGAGACGGCGACTGCAGGCCGGACCGGCATCGACGGCTTCGATCACTGGGCCCGCGAACTCGCCGAAACAGGCTATCTTCACAATCACGCCCGGATGTCATTTGCATCCATCTGGCTCTTCACGCTGAAGCTGCCCTGGGCGCTCGGCGCAGACTTTTTCCTGCGTCATCTCCTCGACGGAGACCCCGCCTCCAATACGCTGTCCTGGCGCTGGGTTGCCGGGCTTCACACAGCTGGCAAGCCCTATCTTGCCAAACGAGAAGCGATCGAGACCTGTAGTGATGGCCGCTTTTCACCGCGCAATCTAGCAGATCGGCCGCGAGACATAGACGGGACTGGAAACCCGCCGCCGGAAACCATTACGGCTGCCGACCCGCTGCCTCAAAAGCCATTTGCCCTGCTGCTGACGGAGGATGATCTCTCGATCGAGACCTGGCTGGACGAGCATCTGGATGTCGAGGCTGTCGCCGGGATGGAGAGCGCGTCCTCGCGCTGCGCCGATGATGTTTCCCAGGCCGCGCGCGAATTCACCGCTGGCGCGCTGGCGGACGGCCTGTCGCGGGCAGCCCTGCATTTCGGCGTTCCAGAAACCAATCTCTCAAAGCAGACAGACCCTGAGACGGCGCTCTTTGACTGGGTGGGTCGGCTTCAGGTCAAAGACATTGTCGTGCCTTTTATCCCAACGGGCTGGGCGCGTGACCGCATGGCGCCCCTCTTGCGCAAGCTTCGCAGTGAAGGTTTCATCATTCACGAAATAAGACGGGATTGGGACGACGCGTTCTGGCCGCATACCAGGAAGGGCTACTTCAAGCTGCGCAAACAGATCCCATCTGTTCTTGGCACTTTAGGGCTTGCGGAAGGACTGAAAACCGATGGCTGA
- a CDS encoding CsbD family protein, which produces MGKDHAEGKGKQAEGKVKEVAGVATDNRELEAEGKAKQVEGKGQEVVGDAKDALKDDEKKKN; this is translated from the coding sequence ATGGGAAAAGATCATGCAGAAGGCAAAGGCAAGCAGGCCGAAGGCAAAGTAAAGGAAGTCGCTGGCGTCGCCACTGACAACCGGGAACTGGAAGCTGAAGGCAAGGCCAAACAGGTCGAAGGCAAAGGCCAGGAAGTCGTCGGAGACGCGAAAGACGCGTTGAAAGACGATGAGAAAAAGAAAAACTAA
- the mnmD gene encoding tRNA (5-methylaminomethyl-2-thiouridine)(34)-methyltransferase MnmD gives MSRLPPRPDLEWSTDGTPEDRRMGDIYFSRQSGLEEARSVFLKGCGLPDRWAGKNAFTIGELGFGTGLNFLAAWQLWRQTRPTAKAWLHFVSFEGFPLDRGDAERALSAWPELEALSGKLLKQWPERALGVQRLVRPGDGVTLTLHTGDIHETLPASRFLADAWFLDGFSPAKNPQMWDKSLWPMVYQRCMGGVCLGTFTVAGFVRRGLTEAGFDVAKAPGFGRKRERLEVRLNEPPERGPDTHGLRSPENRPDKVRIIGAGIAGATLARTFLDRGLDVEVVDAATGPAQAASGNPLALVMPRLDAGDTVQARLLIDAYLRARQFYAGRSGVTETDVLQRPKDAREAERIAKVLADPPLGLENLEAAATGQLHKRALILEPRVLIESLLEGASVIYGERSDLSALDPSVPTILASGQGAQNLLPWLGLTGRLGQVEMAEVNVAAPPSAIASGHYALALGQTRLWGATFESWDGAPPEATEKARAQNMAALETLDPYWRQAAKSAPVTSRAGARATTPDRLPLIGAVPDEAAAREIFDGVRHGQTIEADAPLVDGLFLSGGFGSRGFTWAPWAGEILAAQILSEPAPATVSALEAVSPMRLILRALKRGG, from the coding sequence ATGAGCCGTCTGCCCCCTCGCCCGGATCTGGAATGGTCGACCGACGGCACGCCTGAAGATCGGCGGATGGGTGACATCTATTTCTCCCGTCAGAGTGGGCTTGAGGAGGCGCGATCTGTCTTCCTGAAGGGCTGTGGCCTGCCTGACCGCTGGGCGGGGAAAAACGCCTTCACGATTGGTGAGCTGGGCTTCGGGACAGGCCTCAATTTCCTCGCTGCGTGGCAGCTCTGGCGCCAGACCCGTCCCACAGCCAAGGCGTGGCTGCACTTCGTTTCCTTTGAAGGATTTCCCCTTGACCGAGGCGACGCAGAGCGCGCGCTTTCCGCCTGGCCGGAGCTGGAAGCGCTTTCAGGGAAACTCTTAAAGCAGTGGCCGGAGCGAGCGCTCGGCGTGCAGCGTCTGGTCCGGCCGGGCGATGGAGTAACGCTGACGCTTCATACCGGGGACATTCACGAGACCTTGCCGGCATCGCGGTTCCTGGCTGATGCCTGGTTCCTCGATGGATTTTCCCCCGCAAAGAATCCGCAAATGTGGGACAAATCGCTCTGGCCGATGGTGTACCAGCGGTGCATGGGCGGTGTTTGTCTCGGTACTTTTACGGTCGCCGGTTTCGTCAGACGTGGCCTCACCGAGGCAGGCTTCGACGTCGCCAAGGCGCCAGGGTTCGGGCGCAAGCGTGAACGGCTTGAGGTTCGCCTGAACGAGCCACCGGAGCGCGGCCCGGATACGCACGGCCTCCGATCTCCTGAAAACCGACCGGACAAGGTTCGCATCATTGGCGCGGGGATCGCTGGCGCGACGCTGGCGCGGACGTTTCTGGACCGGGGGCTGGACGTTGAGGTGGTCGATGCAGCGACCGGCCCGGCGCAGGCGGCGAGCGGCAACCCGCTGGCGCTGGTGATGCCGCGGCTTGATGCTGGCGACACGGTTCAGGCGCGGCTGCTGATCGATGCCTATCTTCGCGCGCGGCAATTTTATGCGGGCCGGTCCGGCGTCACCGAGACCGACGTGCTTCAGCGGCCAAAGGATGCGCGCGAGGCCGAGCGGATCGCCAAGGTTCTGGCGGACCCGCCGCTGGGTCTGGAGAACCTGGAAGCCGCCGCGACCGGACAGCTGCACAAGCGCGCGCTGATCCTGGAGCCGAGGGTCCTGATCGAAAGCCTGCTTGAGGGGGCGAGCGTGATCTATGGCGAGCGCTCGGATCTGTCCGCTCTCGACCCGTCCGTGCCGACCATTCTGGCATCAGGGCAAGGCGCGCAGAACTTGCTGCCCTGGCTTGGGCTGACGGGCCGCCTTGGTCAGGTGGAGATGGCCGAGGTGAACGTGGCTGCGCCGCCATCGGCGATTGCCAGCGGGCACTATGCCCTGGCGCTTGGGCAAACCCGCCTCTGGGGCGCGACATTCGAGTCCTGGGATGGGGCGCCACCTGAGGCGACAGAGAAAGCGCGCGCGCAGAACATGGCCGCGCTTGAAACGCTCGATCCCTATTGGCGACAGGCCGCGAAGTCAGCGCCCGTCACAAGCAGGGCCGGTGCGCGCGCAACAACGCCAGACCGCCTGCCGCTGATCGGGGCGGTGCCGGACGAGGCAGCCGCGAGAGAGATTTTCGATGGGGTTCGACATGGTCAGACCATCGAGGCGGATGCGCCGCTGGTCGATGGCCTGTTCCTTTCAGGTGGGTTCGGATCGCGAGGATTTACCTGGGCGCCCTGGGCGGGCGAGATCCTTGCGGCGCAGATCCTGTCGGAGCCCGCCCCGGCGACCGTCTCCGCGCTGGAGGCGGTATCGCCGATGCGGCTTATCCTGCGGGCGCTGAAGCGCGGCGGTTGA
- the pspC gene encoding envelope stress response membrane protein PspC, with product MTHPHSRHSRNHERQERYEDDMFRSPNPKRLRRSRNERVLAGVCGGIGERYGWDPLVVRLITIAAFFFLAGPLILIGYILMWMIVPKAQKSLGHLPPEEEAFWRGVSDRPKTTYSGLKYSFMDLEDRLQNLEASVTSDEWRLRREFRNLEKN from the coding sequence ATGACCCATCCGCACTCGAGACATTCACGCAATCATGAGCGCCAGGAGCGCTATGAAGATGACATGTTCCGCTCTCCGAACCCAAAGCGGCTGCGCCGCTCCCGGAACGAACGCGTTCTGGCTGGTGTCTGCGGCGGGATAGGTGAACGCTACGGCTGGGACCCGCTCGTGGTCCGGCTGATAACGATCGCCGCCTTCTTCTTCCTCGCGGGCCCGCTGATCCTCATTGGCTACATCCTGATGTGGATGATCGTACCAAAGGCGCAAAAGTCGCTTGGGCACCTGCCACCTGAGGAAGAAGCCTTCTGGCGCGGGGTCTCAGACCGTCCGAAGACCACCTATTCGGGCCTGAAGTACTCCTTCATGGACCTGGAAGACCGGCTTCAGAATCTCGAAGCCAGTGTCACCTCGGATGAATGGCGCCTGCGCCGCGAATTCCGCAACCTTGAGAAGAACTAA
- the pspB gene encoding envelope stress response membrane protein PspB: protein MDPEYLIPLVAIISLFVVFPGMVFHYITLWRKQKTLEPDDERMLEDLWRSAKRMERRIETLEKLVETHPEDAAPVTRRPRSSLDQ, encoded by the coding sequence ATGGATCCCGAATATCTCATCCCGCTCGTCGCGATCATCTCTCTCTTCGTCGTCTTCCCGGGCATGGTGTTTCACTACATCACGCTCTGGCGGAAACAGAAGACCCTGGAGCCCGACGATGAGCGCATGCTCGAAGATCTCTGGCGCTCCGCCAAACGAATGGAGCGCCGCATCGAGACCCTCGAAAAGCTCGTTGAAACCCACCCGGAAGATGCCGCGCCGGTTACGCGCCGGCCGCGCTCTTCCCTGGACCAATAG
- the pspA gene encoding phage shock protein PspA codes for MGLFSRLGDIINSNINAMLDSAENPEKIARLIIQEMEDTLVEVRTAAARAMADKKEMEREIHHYTRVRDDWANKAGVAIDKGREDLARGALSAKQKANGEIDRRQSAMQAAEDAFEKHQSDLGKLQAKLDEAKAKHRALMMRREAAEQRIRMRSQTYDGRVDDALARYANVERKVDEMEAYADTIQGREPSLEDEFAALERDEAVEKELEALKKSRGQSTSQPSSASTQSSQGASQGEGQ; via the coding sequence ATGGGACTTTTTTCCCGCCTCGGCGACATCATCAATTCCAACATCAATGCGATGCTGGACAGTGCAGAAAACCCTGAGAAGATCGCACGTCTCATCATTCAGGAAATGGAAGACACGCTGGTTGAAGTCCGCACTGCGGCCGCCCGCGCCATGGCCGACAAGAAAGAGATGGAACGCGAGATTCATCACTATACCCGCGTGCGTGACGACTGGGCCAACAAGGCTGGCGTCGCAATCGACAAGGGCCGTGAAGATCTTGCCCGCGGCGCACTCAGCGCAAAGCAGAAAGCCAATGGCGAAATCGACCGCCGTCAAAGCGCCATGCAGGCTGCTGAAGACGCGTTCGAAAAGCACCAGTCGGATCTCGGCAAGCTTCAGGCAAAGCTCGATGAGGCGAAAGCCAAGCATCGCGCCCTGATGATGCGCCGCGAAGCTGCAGAGCAACGCATCCGCATGCGCTCGCAGACCTATGACGGCCGTGTCGACGATGCGCTGGCCCGCTATGCGAATGTCGAGCGCAAGGTCGATGAGATGGAGGCATATGCCGACACCATTCAGGGCCGTGAGCCGAGCCTGGAAGACGAATTCGCTGCGCTTGAGCGTGACGAAGCTGTCGAGAAAGAGCTTGAAGCGCTGAAGAAGTCACGTGGCCAGTCCACGAGCCAACCGTCCAGCGCTTCCACGCAGTCGAGCCAGGGTGCCAGCCAAGGTGAGGGTCAATAA